One genomic window of Eptesicus fuscus isolate TK198812 chromosome 6, DD_ASM_mEF_20220401, whole genome shotgun sequence includes the following:
- the TRIR gene encoding telomerase RNA component interacting RNase isoform X1, which produces MAARGRRAEPPGREAPGPAAASGGGSRWAESGPGTSPESGDEEMSGQVSGGVNLFANDGSFLELFKRKMEEEQRQRQEEPPPGPPRSDQPATAAAGGPGDPKRKGPGPTLSFVGKRRGGNKLALKTGIVAKKQKTEDEVLTSKGDAWAKYMAEVKKYKAHQCGDDDKTRPLVK; this is translated from the exons ATGGCTGCCCGAGGGAGACGGGCGGAGCCTCCAGGCCGGGAGGCGCCGGGCCCCGCGGCGGCCAGCGGCGGCGGGAGCCGATGGGCCGAGTCGGGGCCTGGGACATCGCCCGAGAGCGGGGACGAGGAAATGTCGGGCCAGGTGTCGGGCGGCGTGAACTTGTTCGCCAACGACGGCAGCTTCCTCGAACTGTTCAAGCGGAAGATGGAGGaggagcagcggcagcggcaggagGAGCCGCCTCCGGGCCCGCCGCGATCCGATCAGCCAGCTACCGCCGCCGCCGGGGGTCCCGGGGATCCGAAGAGGAAGGGCCCGGGCCCCACGCTCAGCTTC GTGGGCAAGCGCAGAGGCGGGAACAAACTAGCCCTCAAGACGGGAATAGTAGCCAAGAAGCAGAAGACGGAGGatgag gTATTAACAAGTAAAGGTGATGCATGGGCCAAGTACATGGCAGAAGTGAAAAAGTACAAAGCCCACCAGTGCGGCGATGATGATAAAACTCGGCCCCTGGTGAAATGA
- the TRIR gene encoding telomerase RNA component interacting RNase isoform X2, with product MAARGRRAEPPGREAPGPAAASGGGSRWAESGPGTSPESGDEEMSGQVSGGVNLFANDGSFLELFKRKMEEEQRQRQEEPPPGPPRSDQPATAAAGGPGDPKRKGPGGQAQRREQTSPQDGNSSQEAEDGG from the exons ATGGCTGCCCGAGGGAGACGGGCGGAGCCTCCAGGCCGGGAGGCGCCGGGCCCCGCGGCGGCCAGCGGCGGCGGGAGCCGATGGGCCGAGTCGGGGCCTGGGACATCGCCCGAGAGCGGGGACGAGGAAATGTCGGGCCAGGTGTCGGGCGGCGTGAACTTGTTCGCCAACGACGGCAGCTTCCTCGAACTGTTCAAGCGGAAGATGGAGGaggagcagcggcagcggcaggagGAGCCGCCTCCGGGCCCGCCGCGATCCGATCAGCCAGCTACCGCCGCCGCCGGGGGTCCCGGGGATCCGAAGAGGAAGGGCCCGG GTGGGCAAGCGCAGAGGCGGGAACAAACTAGCCCTCAAGACGGGAATAGTAGCCAAGAAGCAGAAGACGGAGGatga